The following are encoded in a window of Stegostoma tigrinum isolate sSteTig4 chromosome 40, sSteTig4.hap1, whole genome shotgun sequence genomic DNA:
- the LOC125447964 gene encoding zinc finger MIZ domain-containing protein 1-like codes for MNMLASVHRHFQQTSDCLQCIRQHPQIPEIFQAAVLELRNRCTILPAFLRAAQQSLMGRSTVVNCVSTQPGFNLELGCLPLGAYTTHKEKLILKSVAIRRTVSGQISSPGWEKPEEMTWKGWTPPEQSSGKHRQRQSGHS; via the exons ATGAACATGCTGGCCTCCGTGCACAGGCATTTCCAACAGACGAGCGATTGTTTGCAATGCATTAGGCAG CATCCACAGATCCCGGAAATCTTCCAGGCGGCTGTCCTGGAGCTGCGTAACCGGTGCACAATCCTCCCGGCGTTCCTGAGAGCCGCCCAGCAGAGTCTTATGGGCCGGTCGACG GTTGTCAATTGTGTATCAACCCAACCAgggttcaacttggagctgggctgtCTGCCTTTAGGCGCTTACACTACCCATAAAGAGAAGTTAATTCTGAAATCAGTGG CGATTCGGCGCACTGTCTCGGGGCAAATCTCTTCCCCGGGATGGGAGAAGCCTGAAGAAATGACTTGGAAGGGCTGGACGCCTCCCGAACAGTCGAGTGGGAAGCACAGGCAGCGTCAATCAGGACACAGTTAG